Proteins encoded within one genomic window of Flavobacterium oreochromis:
- a CDS encoding energy transducer TonB, with product MTQIKKAEVTTLKTHDLINPKVVASSKTTENDLKKPEDIGKNTSENPLAAQGSPSGNLQGNTVEATPLPKKISDPIPEGPLTPAILEKSPEFPGGLDAFLKIISSRFQTPEIEENNTIKILVYFIVEPDGSITNITVPRNPGFNLDKEAIRVLKSIKTKWEPGIYQGQAVRTQYSLPITIQIN from the coding sequence TTGACACAAATCAAAAAAGCTGAAGTAACAACTCTTAAAACACATGATTTAATCAATCCAAAAGTAGTTGCATCTTCTAAAACAACCGAAAATGATTTAAAAAAACCAGAAGATATAGGTAAAAACACCTCTGAAAATCCTTTAGCTGCACAAGGAAGTCCTTCAGGAAATTTACAAGGAAATACTGTTGAAGCAACACCTCTTCCTAAGAAAATTTCTGATCCGATTCCTGAAGGACCGCTAACTCCTGCTATACTAGAAAAAAGCCCTGAATTCCCTGGTGGATTAGATGCTTTTCTAAAAATCATAAGCAGTCGTTTTCAGACACCTGAAATAGAAGAAAACAATACGATTAAAATCTTAGTTTATTTTATAGTAGAACCTGATGGAAGTATTACAAACATAACAGTACCTCGAAATCCTGGTTTTAACCTAGACAAAGAAGCTATACGTGTTCTTAAATCAATAAAAACAAAATGGGAACCTGGTATTTATCAAGGACAAGCTGTTAGAACTCAATATTCATTACCTATTACTATTCAAATTAATTAA
- a CDS encoding 2-dehydro-3-deoxyphosphooctonate aldolase, whose protein sequence is MKKLYSLVLSSFLLLSSCISTRNTIRNIDNNIPGPSLNEKYNSFVITKNATDKKYAFTEFYPVNVGFTSLEDGENNQKRFLNALAGPKGEPISYKLVESCCPFPTNRADVGAGMLDIYEITYPGQSKPMIIYLNKFERGELMIPVGFSAKK, encoded by the coding sequence ATGAAAAAACTATACTCTTTAGTGCTCTCAAGCTTTTTACTATTAAGCAGTTGTATTAGTACTCGAAATACCATTCGAAACATAGACAATAATATTCCTGGTCCGTCTTTAAATGAAAAATATAACAGTTTTGTTATTACTAAAAATGCAACTGATAAAAAATATGCATTTACTGAATTTTACCCTGTAAACGTAGGTTTCACATCATTAGAAGATGGTGAAAATAACCAGAAACGTTTTTTAAATGCTTTAGCAGGACCAAAAGGAGAACCTATTTCCTACAAATTAGTAGAATCATGCTGTCCTTTTCCTACTAACAGAGCAGATGTAGGAGCAGGTATGTTAGACATTTACGAAATAACTTATCCAGGGCAATCAAAACCTATGATCATTTACCTAAATAAGTTCGAAAGAGGAGAACTGATGATTCCTGTAGGTTTCTCAGCTAAAAAATAA
- a CDS encoding DUF6691 family protein: MKLLRFFAVGLLFGIVLTKAEAVSWYRIYEMFMFQSFRMYGIISVAILVGVLGIRFIKKKELKDVEGRPILIPDKDISVARYLVGGFIFGLGWALVGACPGPIFILLGTGIPAIFVVLLGSLLGTFIYGLLKDKLPH; this comes from the coding sequence ATGAAATTACTACGTTTTTTTGCAGTTGGATTGCTTTTTGGTATCGTTTTAACAAAAGCAGAAGCGGTATCTTGGTATCGTATTTATGAAATGTTTATGTTTCAATCATTTCGTATGTATGGTATTATTTCAGTAGCCATTTTAGTAGGTGTGTTAGGTATACGATTTATTAAGAAGAAAGAATTAAAAGATGTTGAAGGAAGACCTATTTTAATTCCAGATAAGGATATTTCTGTAGCTCGCTACTTAGTTGGAGGTTTTATCTTTGGACTAGGATGGGCTTTAGTTGGAGCTTGTCCAGGACCTATATTTATATTATTAGGAACCGGAATTCCCGCTATTTTTGTTGTTCTCTTAGGATCTTTGTTAGGAACCTTTATTTATGGTTTGCTAAAAGATAAGTTACCTCATTAA
- a CDS encoding IS3 family transposase, which translates to MIWVNIKKSHLFYIKKFKTIEELKTEVKQYITYYNNERIKSNLNKMSPIKYRAHYFQN; encoded by the coding sequence TTGATTTGGGTAAATATAAAAAAATCCCACCTTTTTTATATTAAAAAATTTAAAACAATAGAAGAACTAAAAACCGAAGTTAAACAATACATTACCTATTACAATAACGAAAGAATTAAATCAAATTTAAACAAAATGAGCCCGATAAAATATCGAGCTCACTATTTTCAAAATTAA
- a CDS encoding c-type cytochrome: MLNKKILGALCLGIILFSCSKKAVTPVSTAETKTEVAKVDLPAEIAEGKLLYENNCAKCHKLFPVSKHDKAGWTKTVDRMAPKAKLTDDQKLLVYNYLTYGM; this comes from the coding sequence ATGTTAAATAAAAAAATATTAGGAGCTCTTTGCTTAGGAATAATTCTTTTTTCTTGTTCAAAAAAAGCAGTAACCCCAGTTTCTACCGCAGAAACTAAGACTGAGGTTGCTAAAGTAGATCTTCCCGCTGAAATTGCGGAAGGAAAATTGTTATATGAAAATAATTGTGCAAAATGTCATAAATTATTCCCTGTATCTAAACATGATAAAGCAGGTTGGACTAAGACGGTAGATAGGATGGCACCAAAAGCTAAGCTTACAGATGATCAAAAGCTATTAGTGTATAATTATCTGACTTATGGTATGTAA
- a CDS encoding YeeE/YedE family protein: MEILTQTWHWAISGALIGLVMLLLTYFGKTFGMSSNLRTICSMTGGKRSAQYFNFDWREQKWNLAVVLGSIVGGYIAFHFLGGTHNVDINTETITQLQKMGIDAPNGKYLPDIIFSLDSVLSYKGFFLLLLGGFLIGFGTPYAGGCTSGHAISGLSNLQLPSLIAVIGFFLGGLVMAHFILPLLF; the protein is encoded by the coding sequence ATGGAAATTTTAACTCAAACTTGGCATTGGGCTATTTCAGGAGCCTTAATAGGTCTGGTTATGTTATTGTTAACTTATTTTGGGAAGACTTTTGGGATGTCTTCAAATTTGAGAACAATATGTTCAATGACTGGAGGTAAAAGATCAGCTCAATACTTTAATTTTGATTGGAGAGAACAAAAATGGAATTTAGCGGTAGTACTTGGGTCTATCGTTGGAGGATATATAGCTTTTCATTTTTTAGGAGGAACTCATAATGTAGATATTAATACTGAAACTATTACACAATTACAAAAGATGGGTATTGATGCTCCTAATGGAAAATATTTACCCGATATAATATTTAGTTTAGATTCTGTATTGAGCTATAAAGGCTTTTTTTTATTGTTATTAGGTGGTTTTTTAATCGGTTTTGGAACACCTTATGCTGGCGGATGTACTTCTGGACATGCAATATCTGGATTAAGTAATTTACAACTTCCTTCTCTAATAGCTGTTATTGGCTTTTTTTTAGGAGGTTTAGTTATGGCACATTTTATTTTACCTTTACTTTTTTAG